TAAGTTAGTTGAGTATCTATATTGCAGTGAAAGAACTGTTTATAAGTTAAAAAAAGCGAATGTATTTGTAGCGGGAGAACACTTCTATCGAGTAGGTGAAGGAAAGGAAAAAGGGAAATGTGTTTATGGATTAGAGGAGTGCAGAAAAGCACTACTTAAACATTCCGCAGAAACTAAGAAGCAAAAGGGAGCTAGATATAAGAAAGAGATGATGAAAGACCTCGTCGCAAAGGAGGTTAAGTAGTGGATACGATTCCCTCTAAAATACTTAAAAGCACCTTTAAAAATAGGTGTCATAACAAAGCAACTGAACTTGGTGATAATGGAAAGGTTTTTGATTATCTATTTGAAGAGCTAGTCCAAGCAAATGCTTATTGTTGTGCATTACAAACCAAAGTTCAGATATTAGAATATATCCAAACTAAATATCATGAGCAAATAGCAAATTTATTAGAGCAACTTGGAATAAAAAAAGATTGGTGGCGAATATGGAAAAAGTAAATGGTAAATGGATAGCGCCAGAGCATTTTGATAGTGAAGAAGAAAGAAAAAAAGCAATGAATGGTTGGCGTAGAAGGTACTATGAAACCTTTCGATCAGACGATCAATTCTGTAATTGGCTTAAGTTAGATGGCTTTCATAGTAGTAAGCCAATAACACCAAAATACTTAAAAGAATACGAAAGACAACAAGCCCTAATTGAAGAATTTTATAAATATAAAGGTGTTTATGATGGGTTGCCTGAGTGCCATAGATTTCATGGAAATGATGGTAAATATTGGAAAATTTTCTCTGAAGAACAACAGAAAATCTACGCTAAAGATAGAGCAGAAACTACACTTAGATGCAACAAAGTAACTTACGGACATACACCAAATAGACCTAAAAGAAAAAGAGAAAAAAGAATAAGGAGAGAATTTTGTGACTGATGCTATTACACGACAACACCAAATTATTAGTACTGGATTTCTAAATAAAATTAAATTTCCAAGCGGTTATGAAGGAGAAAGAAAAAAGAAGATTGATTCTGGAGATTTAGTAGAACTTTTAGTTGATAATTGTTCTCCACGATTAACCTATAATCTTCTAACTCTTGAACCGGAATTTGATGGACAAACTATTCAAATAGATTTTGTTGAAAGCTTCTCAACTTATCTAAATATGTATGGATATAACATTAGAAAAGACTCTGCTTTTGATGGTTTATTAACAGCTGCTCGTCAGAATACATATCACCCTGTCAATGCATATCTTGAAAGAATTGCAGATAATAAATCAATTAAACCAATTGACATAGAAACAATGTCTTCCGACTACTTAGGAACTGACTCTAAGTTATATGACCAGATGCTTAAAATGACCCTAATTGGAGCAGTTGCAAGAGTCAAAAATCGTGGTTGTAAGTTTGATAATTGTTGCATTTTAGTTGGTAAGCAAGGAACAGGAAAATCTACTTTTTGGAGATATTTAGCTTCTGATGAGTTCTTTGCTGATACATGGCAACCAAAGCCTCAAGATTTGGCAATGATGCTGCAAAGATGTTGGATTTTTGAAATTGCAGAATTAGATAGGATCTCACCAAATTCAGAAAAAGCAGCAACATTAAAAGCTCTTCTATCAAGTCCGATTGATACATTTAGAAGACCTTATGGAAGAAGTATTGGTTCTTATCCAAGACCATCAATAATGGTTTCAAGTTGTAATAGAACTGATTTTCTAAATGATCCAACAGGTTCTAGAAGGTATTGGGTAATAAATCTAGAAGGGAAATTAATAAATAATAAAAAGGTTTTAAAAGATAGAGATCGAATCTGGAAAGCTGCTTTGCTGGCCTATAAAGAAGGAATGATATTGGATTTGGATGATGAATATAAAGAGGAAATAAATATAAGAAATTTAAATTTCGAAGCAGAACACCCTTTCTACTCACGTATAGAGGAATGGACGAATAAAGAGCACAATAAATATAGATTTACGACAGTTGAAGCTTTGGTTAATAGCGGTTGTAGAAATGATGAACATATAACAGATAAAGATGTAAAGGAAGCCGCAGATTGCTTAAGAAAATTAGGCCATGAAAAAAAACAATACAGATTTGGTGGGAGAAAACCTTATTATTGGTTTCATCCAGAATGGTCTATTGAGCAAAAGAAAAAGGAGCCAAGAATCATAAATTTGCCTAATAAAGGACATTATGAGATTTAATGCCTTATGTGTCTTGGCAGAATAATTTTTATCTAAGACACTAAAAAGAATTGAACCGATTTGTATTTAAGAGAATGTCTTATGTCTTATCTATTTCCACAAAAGATAATTATTTTTTGTGTTTTTTAATTTCTAGAGTTTATTAGGAATGACATAAGACATAAGGCAACATTAATTTTTAATATAGGTTCTTTCTTCTTGTACGGGAGGGGGTAATTTCGGACCCCAAAATTCTCCTAGGGAAAAGTCTGCATAGTTAGACACACTTTTACAAATGCTTGATCAGGTAAATGGAATAGAATCCCTTCATAGCAGCTAATTACACCTAATGTAAATTTTGTAAGATGAAACCAAAATCATTGCATTTGGAAGCTTATACGATTAGCCAAACAGCTAAAAAGTTAGGTTATAAATCAACCAAAACTTTATATAGATTGCTTAGCCGTGAAGTATTAGAAGACTATGTTTATTTAGAAAAATCAGGAAGAGTTTATCTAATGCTGGAGCCACCAAATCTGCCAACTTTAGCGGAAAAAATTACAGCAAATATTCAAGTAAGAAGAAATAATATTATCAAAAGGTTCATTTAGAAAGGTTTTATTTTTTTTAAGTAAACATCCTTAAACTAAATTTTTTAAAAAGATTTTTTCTTTAACTTTACTTAACCATAGGTGAATATTATTTATTAAATAGAAACTAAGGAGATGTTTAAATACAGGGAATTCATAGCTCAAATCAAATATAAAGAAGTAATATCTTCACCTGTTTATTTTATTCCTGTTTTGCTTCTATCCATAATGATTATTATTGAAGGTTTTCACATCTTTAATCACAAACAAAATTGCAAAACTAAAGCTGAGTGGATGGAACAATCAGGAATGACTTATGACAGGGAATCAGAAGTAAATTAATAAAATCTAAAATATAATTTATTCGCAGCAACGTTTTTTATTTGAAGAATAATCTGTCAAAGAAGTTATCCATTCCTTGATCAAAAAGAGAGATTCTTTATTTAGGCTGTAATATACCCATCTACCTTCTTGTCTGTCTGAGATAAGACCAGCTTCTTTCAAAATTTTTATGTGATATGAAATTCTTGATTGAGATAAATTAGTTAATTTCATAATATCGCAAACACAAACTTCTCCATCCATCATTAGGTCAATTATTTCTAGCCTAAAAGGATCAGAAAATGAAACCATCAACTTAGATATATTTTCTTTTTTTACTTTGCTAATATCTTTTAACAATTTTAAATTAATTAAATTTTCCTAAATATAGCTTAAATAAAAAAGATTTCATTAATCAAAACATCTTGATACATCAAAATATTTTGATGTATAATTTCAATAGGAGTTTTCAAAGTTATGAAAATTGGAATTAATGGTTTTGGAAGAATTGGCAGATTAGTTTTCAGAGCATTATGGAATAGAGCTGATATAGAAATAACTCACATTAATGAGATAGCAGGAGATTCGAATGCCGCTGCACATCTACTCGAATTTGATTCAGTCCATGGCAGATGGGTTAAAGATATAAAGGTTAAAGAAAAAGAAATAATAATTGATGGAAAGAAATTAGCTTACACATCTTTTAAAAATTACCTTGATGTTTCTTGGGAAAAATCTTCTGTAGATATTATTTTGGAATGTACAGGAAAGAATAAAAAGCCAGAAAAACTAAATCCCTATTTTGAATCTCTAGGGATGAAAAGAGTAATAGTAGCTTGTCCAGTTAAGGGAATTGTTGCAGAAGCTGAATCACTTAATGTTGTTTATGGCATAAATCAAAGTCTTTATGACCCTTCCAAACATAAATTAGTAACTGCAGCATCCTGCACTACAAATTGTTTAGCTCCGATAGTAAAGGTAATTAATGAAAATTTTTCAATTAAACATGGTGCTATTACAACTATTCACGATGTCACGAACACTCAAGTCCCAGTAGATTTTTATAAAAGTGATTTGAGGAGAGCAAGAGGATGTATGCAAAGTTTAATACCTACTACCACTGGGTCTGCTAAAGCTATCGCTGAGATCTTTCCAAAATTAAAAGGAAAATTAAATGGACATGCAGTAAGAGTTCCTCTACTTAATGGTTCTTTAACAGATGCAGTTTTTGAATTAAATAAAGACGTGACAACTGAACAAGTAAATATGGCACTTAAGGAAGCTTCAGAAACTTATTTAAAAGGAATTCTTGGCTACGAAGAAAGACCTTTAGTTTCTGCAGATTATGTAAATGACTCTAGAAGTTCAATAGTTGATAGTTTATCGACGATGGTTGTTAATTCAAATTTATTAAAGATATACGCTTGGTATGACAACGAGTGGGGTTACAGCTGCAGACTTGCAGATCTTACTGAATACGTAATCAAAAAAGAAATTTAATTTATGTCTTTATGAAGTTATCTAATATTCAACAATATAGTGTTGTAACAGCAAACTATTGGGCGTTCACGCTTACTGACGGCGCATTAAGATTATTAGTTGTTGGTCACTTTCATGAGCTAGGTTACACAACTCTACAAATTGCTTTACTTTTCCTTTTTTATGAGTTTTTTGGAATAATTACTAATTTATATGGTGGTTGGATAGGAGCAAGATATGGTTTAAGGCTTACTTTATGGATTGGGACTATCCTTCAAATCATTGCTCTTTTCATGCTTATTCCAGTTAAGGAGGATTGGCCAGTAATATTTAGTGTCTTATACGTTATGGTTGCTCAAGCAGTCAGTGGGATAGCAAAAGATTTAAACAAAATGAGTGCTAAAAGTGCTGTTAAGACAGTAGTTCCAGAGGCAAATGATGGCAATGATACTGGCCAAAAACAACTTTTTAAATGGGTTGCTATTTTAACTGGATCTAAAAATGCTCTTAAGGGAGTTGGCTTTTTCTTGGGTGGACTTTTATATAAGTTATTTGGATTCAATAATGCTGTAGGAATTATGGGTTTTGGACTCTGCTTAGCCTTTTTATTGACATTAATTTTACCTGGTGAAATTGGCAAGATGAAAACCAAACCAGCTTTTAATGATCTTTTTTCAAAATCAAATGCAATAAATATTCTTTCAGCAGCAAGATTCTTTCTTTTTGGAGCAAGAGATGTTTGGTTTGTTGTAGCTCTTCCAGTATTCCTAGATATGGCATTTGGTTGGGACTACATGGAGATAGGATTATTTCTTGGGGCCTGGGTAATAGGTTATGGAATTGTTCAGGCTTCGGCTCCAGCAATTAGAAAGATGTGGGGCCAGAAAGAAAGTCCAGATCGTAAAGCTATCCAATTTTGGAGTGCCGTATTAATGGTCATACCATCTTTGATAGGAGTCGCATTATGGAGAGAAAGTTCTCCATCGATAGCAATAATTTTAGGACTTACTATTTTTGGATTTGTTTTTGCAATGAATTCCTCCACACATTCTTATATGATTTTGGCCTACTCTGATAATGAAAAAGTCAGTTTAAATGTTGGCTTCTATTACATGGCAAATGCTGCTGGAAGACTAGTTGGAACATTACTATCTGGCTTACTATTTATGATTGGGAGAAATCCGAGTATTGGTCTTCAATATTGTCTTTATTTTTCATCACTTCTAATATTATTATCTTGGATTTCGAGTCTTAAATTACCATCAATCAAACAAAGCTTATCATCACCATAAAAACTAATTTTTAGAAATTAGAGTATTTAAATGGCAAAAATATCCTTAATTGAACTTGCAAAAATTTTTCTAAAAATTGGTATTTTCAGTTTTGGAGGACCATATGCTCATATTTCTTTATTCGAAGATGAACTTATAAATAATAAAAAACTAATCTCTACCCAATCTTTTGAAAAAGGTATTGGTTTATGTCAATTGCTTCCAGGGCCAATATCCACTCAATTAGCAATATATATAGGTCTTAAAATTAATGGTTATCTTGGTGGATTGATATCCGGTATATGTTTCATTATCCCAGGATTCATTTCGGTATTAGTTCTTAGCTTTTTTTGGCAAATTTATTCTGGATCAAAATTTCTAAGTGATTTAATTTATTTTAATCCTCCTATTATTGCAGGAATAATTTTTTCATTTTCATTATTTCTTTTAAAAAAAAGATTAAAGTTAGATCGAGTATTATTCTCTAGCTCAATCTTATTTCTACTTATATTTGCAAAATATAATAGTATTCAATTTCCTCTCATAACAATTCTTACTATTGCAGGTTTGATAAATATTTTTTTACAGAAATGGAAAAATATTTTTTATAGCTTGGTTCCTTTATCTATATTTTCAACAACCTCATTTTTAACTAGCTCAATCTTTTTGGATATTGCCAAGTTTTATAATTTTTTGAAGGATGCTTTAAACTCAAAATTTTTAATAAATTACCTTAATCTATTTTTATTCTTTTTCAAATCGGGACTTTTTATTTTTGGAGGTGGATTAGTAATCATTCCTCTTATGAGTGATTATGTTATCTCGCAAGAATGGTTAACAAATAATGAATTTATAGATGGAATAATGATTAGCCAAATAACGCCTGGTCCTGTCTTATTAATTACAAGTTTTATTGGATACAAAGCAGGGTTTTCGGTCGGAGGAATAAATGAAGCTTTAAAGTATTCATTAATATCAACTTTTGCAATTTTTTTACCAAGTTTTTTATTGATTTTTGTTTTTGGAAAAGGCTTTATAAAAAACAGAATTAAATCGATTAATTACTTTATCGAAGGAGTAATCAATACAATTCCTGGAGCAGTTATTTTTTCTGGATTTAATTTAATTGAAGATAGTTTTTCATCAAAATACTTTTTAATTAGCTCTATTTTTATAGTTTTAATCTCCACACTATTATCTTTTTTAAAAATAGTTCCAACATACATACTTATTCTTTTTTCTTTAATATTAGGCTTGTCAAAATATTTGTTTGCATAAAAAAAGGAGGAAATAAATTCCTCCTTTTAAATATTGTCTTACGGTTTATTTACCGATTCTTTTTACAGCAGCTCTTGACTTCTCAAGAATATCTCCTTTTAAGGGGACAAATCCAAGTGATGGAGCTTTATCTTGATACTCATCACTTAACAATGTATTAAAGGCTTGTTTGATAGCTTTAGTGTTTCTACCATTACCTTCCTCATAGGCAAGTATCCATGTCAATGAAGCTATAGGATATGCTCCTTTTGCAGTTGGGTTAGGATTTTTACCAGCAAGATTTTCATCTAAAGTAATTCCATTAAGAGCTTTTGCTCCTGCCTCAACTGTAGGCTTTACATATTCTCCAGAAAGATTCTGAAGTGCAGCAGCTTTGACATTACCTTTAATGTAAGACTGGTTAACATAACCAATTGCACCAGGAGTATTTTGTATAACACCTGCTACACCTGAATTACCCTTAGCACCAACACCTGAAGGCCACTTAACAGATTTACCTGTTCCTAGAGTCCAAGTTTTTGAAAAAGCTTCCATAGAGTTTGTAAAAGCTTTAGTTGTACCTGATCCATCAGAACGATGTGCCCAAGTTAACTTACCTGATTTACAGCCTAATTCTTTCCAATTTTTAACCATACCCATAGCAACCCTTACTGCTTGCTCTTGAGTAAGTTTCAAATCGCAATCATAATTGTAACCGAAAGCAATTGTGCCCCCTACCATAGGGATTTGAACTAAACCTCTTGTAACCTTTGCTATATCTTTATCTTTCATAGGATCATCTGATGCACCGAAGTTAACAGTTTGATCAATAAATGCTTTTCTTCCAGAGCCAGAGCCGACAGCTTGATAATTAACTCTTGGTCCACCTGAAGAGGCTAAATCTTTGAACCAACGAGTGTAAATTTTGGCAGGGAATGATGCTCCAGCACCACTTAATCTTGTTCTAGCAGAAACACTTGTGCCAGGAACACTTGTACCAGCAGCAATGGCTACTGCAGAAGTGAAAACCAAAGCTTTCTTAGCTATGTTCATGGATGTCATAGTTAAATTAAAGACTCCATATATATAGCATTGAATTTATACATAAATATTCTTTAATTGAAAGTTTAGCCTTCTATTAATTATTCCTTAAACTCTTCTTAAATTAATTAACAGGTGTGGCATTATTTAGTTAAGTTTTGAATATATTTGAAAATAAATATGTGTCAATTTTTAACTCGGATTTAAAAAATTTCAAAAGATTAAAGTAATTTTTTTATTTTATTTAAGGGGAGTTTAAGTTCCCTTTAAATTTTCCTTATTGACTTTATTTCTTACACTTTTCTTAACCTAAATTCGTTCTTATAAAACTGGATATTTATCCATTTTTACGTGTTGAGGTTCATGAAACTTTTTCAAAAATTAATTGCTGCTCCTGCCATCATTTCTATGGCATCCGGTTTTGCAGTAAACGCAGCTGAGATCAATTCAACAGATCTTAGTGACTATTCAAACTCTAACAATTTAGTATCTTTAGGTGATTTCAAATCCGATACTTTATTCCCAGGAGATTGGGCTTACGATTCATTAAAGGATCTTACAAATAGCCCAAAATTTAATGGTAACTCAGTTACTCGTTTAGAAGCTGCTGCTGAATTAAATAATCTAATAGCAGGTGGTGAAGGCTTAATGAACGGAGCTGCGATAGGTAGGCTAAGTGATGAGCTTGGATCTGAATTGGCAATTATTAAAGGAAGAGTTGATGGCCTTGAAGCGCGTGTTAACGGACTTGAAGCCGGAGCTTTCAGTGAAACAACATCAGCATCATTTGGTGTAGATGCAATTCTTGAAGCCTCTGATGGTGGTGGTAAATCAGAAGCTGTAGGATTTCACTATGCTTGGGAGATGAAAACAAAAACAAGTTTTACTGGTGAGGACACATTAACGATTGCTGCGGAGGCTGGTAATGGGGCTGGAACATCTGGAGGAGTTCTAGATTTCGGAGCTAGTACTGCTGATGCAATAGAAATTAAGGATGTTAACTACAAATTCCCAATTGGTGACAACTTTACAATGAAAGTTGGTGATTCTCTTAAGATTAGTAAATCATTCAATCAAGCATGTTCATACGGAGCATTCACTGATGAGTTAAGCAACTGCGGAGACGGTAAAGCTCACAATGTTAGTGGAGACATTTCTGCTTCAGGAGAATATGATTTTGACAATGGATTCACATTTTCTGGAGGAGTTTCAGGTAAGAAAGGTGCAACAGAGCTTCTTACAAAAGAAAACCCTGGTATCTGGGCTTTAAACGCAGCTTATGAAGCAGACACTTATGGATTATCAGTTGCTTATGCAAGCGATGTTGATAACGCATATTGGGGTCTAAATGGTACTTATGATTTTGACCAATTTGCTGTAAGTGCTGGAATGGGATTTAAAAACCCAGATTCTGGTGCTGAATCAACTTCATGGATGGCTGGTGTAACCTTGCCTGAAGTAGGTATTGGAGAAGTTAACATCGGTATTGGAACTGATGGCTATTTTAAAGATGCTGAAACTGAATTACTAATTTACGAAGCAAGTTATGGTTTTGACTTAGCTGATAATATTGGTATGACTGTAGGTGCATTCATTCAAGAAAAAGCGGCAGGAACAGATGACATAACAGGTGTAGCTTCCACTATTAGTTTTAGTTACTAAGTTTATTCATTTAGCTTAAAATCTTTAAAACTCTAAAGACCTGCAACAAGCAGGTCTTTTTTTATCCTACATCTAGTTTAAATTAACCTAACCTTAATATTTTTATTTTTTATTCTTAACTTTTTAAAGGGAGCATGAAAATATATTTCCTTATGCACTAAATGAAAAAAACCCTAGCTGCTGCAAGTTTTTCAGCATTACTTGCAATTGTCGCCTCCTCTACAAGTAGCGGATTTGCAAATTGGAATACAAAATATTGGGCAAATGAAAAAAACTTCAACAGAATTTCATCTTTTAATGTAAGTGATAATTTACCAGAGGGATCAAAATCTACCACCAAAACTTCTTCAGAAGTTGTTACAGCATCAGAAGATGGTAAGACTTTGATGTATACAGATAGCGATCTAGGAGTAGTAGGTTTAGTTGATATCTCAGACCCTGCAAAACCTAAAGCATTGGGAGTTGTTGAACTGGAAGCAGAACCAACTGGAATTGCGGCACTTGGAAACAATGCATATATAGGTTCGAATACATCTGAAAGTTATACAAATCCTTCAGGAGCATTAGTTCAATACAATTTAGAAACAAGAAAAGCAGTAAAAGAATGTGATTTAGGTGGGCAGCCTGATAGCGTTTTTGTTTCACCAGACGGAACATTTCTAGCTGTCGCTATAGAAAATGAGAGGGATGAAGAATATAAAAATGGATTTATCCCTCAATTAGATGAGGAAGGTAAACAAATTAATCCTCCAGGTTATGTTTCTCTTGTGAAGTTAAACAAAAGAGGAAAAATACAATGCAATTCAATAAAAAAAGTTGATTTATCAGGATTATCTGAAATAGCTCCTAGCGATCCCGAACCAGAATTCGTTGCTATTAATGATCTTGGTGAAACAGTTGTCTCTCTTCAAGAAAATAACCATCTTGCAGTAATTGATAAAGATGGAAATGTAATATCACATTTCTCGGCAGGAGTTGTAAAACAAATGGCAGGAATGGATACAAAGAAAGATGGAGCACATAAATTTAAAAGCAAACTAAAGAATGTAAGAAGAGAACCCGATGGTCTTACTTGGATTGATAATGACCATTTTGCAACAGCAAATGAAGGCGATTACAAGCATATTGATCCAAATCAGGCAAAAAGAGGTGGTTCAAGATCCTGGACTATTTTTAAAAAAGATGGAACAGTAGTTTATGAAGATGCAAATAGACTAGAAAGAGCAATTGCACAAATAGGTCATTTCCAAGATGGGAGAGCAGGTAAAAAGGGAGTAGAACCTGAGTCAGTTACATATTCAAAAATTAATGGAACGCCCTATTTATTTGTTGGTGCTGAACGAGCTGGGATAGTAGCTGTTTACGATATCACAGAACTAAATCAACCTTTGCTTACTCAATTACTTCCATCAGGCATTGGACCAGAGGGATTTGTCGCAATTCCAGAGAGGGGATTAATTGCCTCAGCAAATGAAAAAGACTACAACAAAAAAGAACCTGGTTTATCTTCTCATGTGACTATTTATCAACTACAAGATGCTCCTGCTTCATACCCACATTTAACAAATGAAAATGGCCTTGAATTTGTATCTTGGGGTGCGATAAGTGGAATGGTGGCTGGTGATGACGGTAAAATTTATGCTGTAAATGATGGGACTTTTAAAACTCAGCCAAGAATTTACGTTATTGATCCTTCATCTTCCCCAGCACTATTAGAAAGAGCTATAGATATAAAGCTTGATGGTAAGACCGCATTATTTATGGATCAAGAGGGTATTACTACTGATGGTAATGGTGGATTCTACATTTCTACTGAAGGAATTAAGAAAAAGCTAGATGAACATCCTCCTGCAATCTACCATGTAAGCTCAGATGGTGAAATTTTAGAGAAGATAACTCCACCACCTTCCTATCTTAATTATGCTAAAAACCCTGGTTTTGAAGGTATAACAAGAAATGGAGATATTCTTTATATTGCCCAACAGAAGCCTTGGGGTGATGATACTTTCAATACTACTAAGATCCTTTCCTATAATTTAAAAACCAAACAGTGGGGGGCCGTAAATTATCAATTAGATAGGATCAAAAAAGGTGGCGTTGGCATTTCAGAATTGACTTACCATGAAGGGGCACTTTACGTAATCGAAAGAGATAGTTTCTATGGAAAGAAAGCAAAATTGAAAGCTATATATAAAGTAGATTTAGATGATGTTATTTTCGAAGGTCTTCAGACTAATATTCCTCCCAGACTTTATCCTTTAGTTGAAAAAGAGTTAGTTACTGATCTAAAACCAGTAATGAAATCTACGGGTGGTTTTATCCTTGAAAAAGTTGAAGGCTTAGCAATAACAAGCGACGGTCAGGCATGGATTTCAACTGACAACGACGGTACTGGAAAGAAATCAACTGGTGAAACTCTTTTCCTAAATATTGGGAAAATCTAGTTAAAACTACCAATAAAAGTCACCTTTTATATAAGGTGGCTTTTTTTTGCAGTTCTTATAATTAAAAAAATCAAGTCATGAAATATCTTTTATTTATTATTTTTTTCATCGCACCAGTTAAAGCTGAAACAAAATACTATTGGCAAGGTGTCAGGCATTATTTAAATCGCCCTCAACTAATGATTGAAGCATGCAAAGATATGAAAGAAGAAAATGACATCGGGACATCTGCTTTTGAGAGTATGTATATGCCA
This portion of the Prochlorococcus marinus XMU1410 genome encodes:
- a CDS encoding esterase-like activity of phytase family protein; protein product: MKKTLAAASFSALLAIVASSTSSGFANWNTKYWANEKNFNRISSFNVSDNLPEGSKSTTKTSSEVVTASEDGKTLMYTDSDLGVVGLVDISDPAKPKALGVVELEAEPTGIAALGNNAYIGSNTSESYTNPSGALVQYNLETRKAVKECDLGGQPDSVFVSPDGTFLAVAIENERDEEYKNGFIPQLDEEGKQINPPGYVSLVKLNKRGKIQCNSIKKVDLSGLSEIAPSDPEPEFVAINDLGETVVSLQENNHLAVIDKDGNVISHFSAGVVKQMAGMDTKKDGAHKFKSKLKNVRREPDGLTWIDNDHFATANEGDYKHIDPNQAKRGGSRSWTIFKKDGTVVYEDANRLERAIAQIGHFQDGRAGKKGVEPESVTYSKINGTPYLFVGAERAGIVAVYDITELNQPLLTQLLPSGIGPEGFVAIPERGLIASANEKDYNKKEPGLSSHVTIYQLQDAPASYPHLTNENGLEFVSWGAISGMVAGDDGKIYAVNDGTFKTQPRIYVIDPSSSPALLERAIDIKLDGKTALFMDQEGITTDGNGGFYISTEGIKKKLDEHPPAIYHVSSDGEILEKITPPPSYLNYAKNPGFEGITRNGDILYIAQQKPWGDDTFNTTKILSYNLKTKQWGAVNYQLDRIKKGGVGISELTYHEGALYVIERDSFYGKKAKLKAIYKVDLDDVIFEGLQTNIPPRLYPLVEKELVTDLKPVMKSTGGFILEKVEGLAITSDGQAWISTDNDGTGKKSTGETLFLNIGKI